Part of the Kordiimonas pumila genome is shown below.
GGTGTTACATCAGCAACTTTGTCACCAAGCATGGATATTCAGGTCTCCAGTAATTTTGAGAGGCTACTGTTTGACCTCTCTGGTCGTAACGGCGAACAGGTACGTACCTATATGGAAACGTTCCAGAATGAAAAGTCCTTCACTCTGGCGCCAGAGCATCTTGAGCTTTTGCGTGCGGGGTTTGTGGCAGGGCGCGTTGATGATGCGATGACAAAGGCCGCTATGCGCCGCTATCAGCAAAAGTCTGGGTATATAGCAGACCCTCATACCGCTGTTGGCCTTGATGTAGCAAACAGATATCTGCCTAAAGGAGCTGTGCCTGTTGTTGCACTATCAACGGCGCACCCGGTAAAATTTGGGACGGCTGTAGAAGAGGCCTGCGGTATTACACCTACGTTACCCGATCATATGGCGGACTTGTTTGAGCGCGAAGAGCGATTTGAAACTTTACCAAATGATATAAAAGCCTTGCAAGCACGTGTGCTGTCTGGAGGCAGCCGTTGATTCCAAAGGTTACGTCTTTGGCAAGTGGGTTAAGGGTGGTGAGCGAGTGCCGCCCAAGTCTTGAGACAGTCTCTGTTGGTGTTTGGATAGATGTCGGTTCTCGTCACGAACCCGCGCAGCTAAACGGTATTACACACTTTCTGGAGCATATGTTGTTTAAAGGGACAGCAAAACGCTCTGCAAAAGATATTGTTATGGAAATTGAGGCCGTAGGCGGTCATTTGAACGCTTATACCTCAAGGGAAAATACAACATATTATGCCCGGATTCTTAAGGATGACCTGCCGCTTGCTCTCGATATCCTATCAGATATTCTGCTAAACAGTGTATGTGATCCTGCTGAGGTGGAGCGTGAAAAGGATGTAATTTTACAAGAAATTGGGCAAGCTATCGATACACCAGATGATATTGTTTTTGATCATTTGCAGCGAGCAGCTTATGGCGAGCAGCCTCTTGGGCGTACTATTCTTGGTGAGCCAGAAATTATTCGTACATTTACTCAGTCTGATCTGCTTACTTACCTGAAACAAAATTATGTTACGTCTAATATTGTCATCTCAGCTGTTGGCAACCTTGACCATGAACAACTTGTGCAAATGGTTGAAGAACGTTTTTGTGATTTACCTGTAGGCCCTCCTATTGAAACGAGTATTGCTGCTTATATAGGTGGGCATAAAGCCGAGTATAGAAAGCTTGAGCAATTACATCTTACCGCAGCTTGGCCTGCTGTG
Proteins encoded:
- a CDS encoding M16 family metallopeptidase, which gives rise to MSECRPSLETVSVGVWIDVGSRHEPAQLNGITHFLEHMLFKGTAKRSAKDIVMEIEAVGGHLNAYTSRENTTYYARILKDDLPLALDILSDILLNSVCDPAEVEREKDVILQEIGQAIDTPDDIVFDHLQRAAYGEQPLGRTILGEPEIIRTFTQSDLLTYLKQNYVTSNIVISAVGNLDHEQLVQMVEERFCDLPVGPPIETSIAAYIGGHKAEYRKLEQLHLTAAWPAVSFHAPEYYALQVYSTILGGGMSSRLFQEVREHRGLAYSVYSFTSSHKETGILGIYAGTGPEMAAGLMPVIKQEMESLCKGPEEGEFLSAKAQLKASLMMGLEATTSRMEQLGRQLLIFDRIISTSEMISNVEGVTVDQVSKVSDDIFSCSNSSIAIVGDGELGNFT